A section of the Alkalihalobacillus sp. LMS39 genome encodes:
- a CDS encoding sporulation histidine kinase inhibitor Sda has translation MKKLSDDLLIETYYKAIELQLSEDFVYLVKLEIDRRSLTDKIKLSS, from the coding sequence ATGAAAAAATTATCTGATGACTTGCTTATCGAAACTTATTATAAAGCAATCGAGCTACAGCTTAGTGAAGATTTTGTTTATTTAGTCAAATTAGAAATTGACCGTCGCTCCTTAACTGATAAAATTAAACTTTCTTCATAA